From Pseudoleptotrichia goodfellowii, a single genomic window includes:
- a CDS encoding winged helix-turn-helix transcriptional regulator, producing the protein MNKKELPACPVETTLLLISNKWKILIIRDLSDGTKRFGELKKSINNISQKVLTSNLREMEENGLLTRKIYPEVPPRVEYTLTEIGESLNPILEEMDKWGTGYKEKIQSGI; encoded by the coding sequence ATAAATAAAAAAGAATTGCCCGCCTGTCCTGTGGAAACTACACTATTACTTATTTCAAATAAGTGGAAAATCTTAATTATAAGAGATTTATCCGACGGGACGAAAAGGTTCGGGGAATTGAAAAAATCTATAAACAACATATCACAAAAAGTTCTGACGTCCAATTTGAGAGAAATGGAAGAAAATGGTTTATTGACAAGAAAAATATATCCCGAAGTACCGCCGAGAGTAGAATATACACTTACGGAAATAGGAGAAAGTTTAAATCCTATATTGGAAGAAATGGATAAATGGGGAACAGGTTATAAAGAAAAAATACAATCCGGTATTTAA
- a CDS encoding winged helix-turn-helix transcriptional regulator translates to MKLNKNKLPNCYVETTLTLISNKWKVLIIKELFEGIKRFGELKKSLNNISHKVLTYNLREMEEDRLIMRKVYPEIPPKVEYMLTDTGKSLYIILGEMRKWGKEYTEKIIIKKGDEK, encoded by the coding sequence ATGAAATTGAATAAAAATAAATTACCGAATTGTTATGTGGAAACCACTTTAACGTTAATTTCAAATAAATGGAAAGTGCTGATTATAAAGGAATTATTTGAAGGAATAAAAAGATTTGGGGAACTGAAAAAATCTTTGAATAATATTTCCCATAAAGTTTTAACATATAATCTGAGAGAAATGGAAGAGGACAGATTAATAATGAGAAAAGTTTATCCCGAAATTCCTCCAAAAGTAGAATATATGTTAACGGATACAGGAAAAAGTCTATATATTATTTTGGGAGAAATGAGAAAATGGGGAAAAGAATACACTGAAAAAATTATAATAAAAAAGGGCGATGAAAAATAA
- a CDS encoding phosphopentomutase yields MEQGRFIVIVLDSYGVGYMDDVLEVRPRDYGANTCKHIIDKVSDLKLENLERLGLMNALGEDYGKMKMNPKAVFGRAKLMHHGGDTFLGHQEIMGTRPVKPLIAPFSYYIDRVFDELTKEGYKVEKVGKEVKYLWVNDCVAVGDNLETDLGQVYNVTTTFQKISFEEELKIAQIVRKIVEVERVIVFGGTEATIESIKAAAEEKEGKYIGINAPKSKVYEKGYMVRHLGYGIDPETQVPTILGKAGIPVVLVGKVADIVFNEQGKSFINLVDTSKIFDITLSEIDKMKKGFIAVNIQETDLAGHAENAERYAQILQISDKYIGKIIEKLNEKDILVITADHGNDPTIGHSQHTRENVPILIYKKRLEGINIGHRETMSDIGATVADYFKVEMPENGKSFLGILE; encoded by the coding sequence ATGGAGCAGGGAAGATTTATAGTTATTGTACTGGACAGTTACGGAGTAGGCTATATGGACGATGTTTTGGAAGTGAGACCGAGAGATTACGGAGCAAATACTTGTAAACATATAATAGACAAGGTTTCCGATTTGAAACTTGAAAATCTTGAAAGATTAGGCTTGATGAATGCTTTGGGCGAAGATTATGGCAAAATGAAAATGAATCCCAAGGCAGTGTTCGGAAGAGCAAAACTTATGCATCACGGAGGAGATACATTTTTGGGACATCAGGAAATAATGGGAACACGGCCTGTAAAACCGCTCATAGCCCCCTTCAGTTATTATATTGACAGGGTTTTTGACGAGTTGACAAAAGAAGGATACAAAGTCGAAAAGGTGGGTAAAGAAGTTAAGTATTTATGGGTAAATGATTGTGTAGCTGTAGGAGATAATCTGGAAACCGATCTTGGACAGGTGTACAATGTAACAACTACTTTTCAGAAGATTTCTTTTGAAGAAGAACTGAAAATAGCTCAAATCGTAAGAAAAATAGTAGAAGTCGAAAGAGTAATAGTGTTCGGAGGAACAGAGGCTACAATAGAAAGTATAAAGGCTGCTGCCGAAGAAAAAGAAGGGAAATATATAGGAATAAATGCTCCTAAATCTAAAGTTTATGAAAAAGGATATATGGTAAGACATTTAGGATATGGAATAGATCCTGAAACTCAGGTTCCGACAATACTGGGAAAAGCAGGAATACCTGTAGTACTGGTAGGAAAAGTAGCGGATATTGTTTTTAACGAACAGGGAAAAAGTTTCATAAATCTTGTAGACACTTCAAAAATATTTGATATTACTCTTTCTGAAATAGATAAGATGAAAAAAGGCTTTATAGCTGTGAATATTCAGGAAACGGACCTTGCAGGACATGCTGAAAATGCTGAAAGATATGCACAGATACTACAAATAAGTGATAAATATATCGGTAAAATCATCGAAAAACTGAATGAAAAGGACATACTTGTAATTACTGCCGATCATGGAAATGACCCGACAATAGGGCATTCGCAACATACAAGAGAAAATGTACCGATACTGATTTATAAAAAAAGATTGGAAGGAATAAATATAGGTCATAGAGAGACAATGTCCGATATCGGAGCAACGGTCGCGGATTACTTTAAAGTCGAAATGCCTGAAAACGGGAAGAGCTTTTTGGGTATTCTTGAATAA
- a CDS encoding aminotransferase class V-fold PLP-dependent enzyme, whose product MKTYPLKSISISEAQEKQFRLVDIITRNMSGEEFLELGDLGVKKGTNRPLKTEKVEKIIAEFFNAEDCMFTRGAGTQAIRWGILAGIVPNEKILVHDAPVYPTTEVNLKSMNLKIIKYDFNDLSKISEVLKDEELKFCLLQHTRQKPDDSYDLAEVIKKIKEIRKDIVILTDDNYAAMKVDKIGCEVGAEMSAFSVFKLLGPVGIGCLVGKKEFVEKVKKLNYSGGGQVQGYEAMEVLRGLVYAPVSLAIQAQENEKSVERLNNKKKYPYIKEAFLANAQSKVLLVEFEENVAEKIIEAAQTLGALPNPVGAESKYEIPPLFYKVSGTFLKTDPTLKERMIRINPNRSGAETIIRILEKAYEKVTKE is encoded by the coding sequence ATGAAAACATACCCTTTAAAATCAATTTCGATTAGTGAAGCACAGGAAAAGCAATTCAGACTTGTGGATATTATCACGCGAAATATGTCAGGAGAAGAGTTTCTGGAATTAGGAGATTTGGGAGTAAAAAAAGGAACAAACAGACCGCTGAAAACTGAAAAAGTCGAAAAAATTATAGCCGAGTTCTTCAATGCTGAAGATTGTATGTTCACAAGAGGAGCAGGAACTCAGGCAATAAGATGGGGAATTTTGGCAGGAATCGTGCCAAATGAGAAAATTTTGGTACATGATGCCCCTGTTTACCCGACTACTGAAGTAAATCTGAAAAGTATGAATCTGAAAATTATAAAATATGATTTTAACGATTTGAGTAAAATTTCCGAAGTTTTGAAAGATGAAGAACTGAAATTCTGTCTTTTGCAACATACAAGACAAAAGCCTGACGACAGTTATGATTTGGCAGAAGTAATAAAAAAAATTAAGGAAATAAGAAAAGATATAGTAATATTGACAGATGATAATTATGCCGCTATGAAAGTGGATAAAATAGGGTGTGAAGTTGGAGCAGAAATGTCCGCATTTTCGGTATTTAAATTGCTCGGTCCTGTAGGAATAGGCTGCTTAGTCGGTAAAAAAGAATTTGTTGAAAAAGTGAAAAAACTTAATTATTCCGGCGGAGGACAAGTTCAGGGATACGAAGCAATGGAAGTATTAAGAGGACTTGTCTATGCCCCTGTGAGTTTGGCAATACAGGCACAGGAGAATGAAAAATCGGTAGAAAGACTGAACAACAAGAAAAAATATCCGTACATAAAAGAAGCATTTTTGGCAAATGCCCAATCGAAAGTATTGTTGGTAGAATTTGAGGAAAATGTAGCTGAAAAAATAATAGAAGCAGCTCAAACATTAGGGGCTTTACCGAATCCTGTAGGGGCTGAATCAAAATATGAAATTCCTCCTTTATTTTACAAAGTTTCGGGAACATTTTTAAAAACAGATCCGACTTTGAAAGAAAGAATGATAAGAATAAATCCCAACAGAAGCGGAGCCGAAACGATAATAAGAATATTGGAAAAAGCATACGAAAAGGTAACAAAGGAGTGA
- a CDS encoding YhfX family PLP-dependent enzyme, with protein sequence MFLDTLKRRNEKLINTAFQFHQKGYVMPDSYIIDVDTFSDNAKKILKEAEKHNIKLYYMTKQIGRNPYLAKKLEEIGYSGAVVVDFKEAELFINHNLKIGNVGHLVQIPKNMIEKVVKSSPEIITVYSYDKAKEISEVALKSGKIQDIMLKVTDSNSKIYPGQEAGFESKDIEKKIEKIMNLKGANINGLTSFPCFLYDKETLSIKPTENAKTIMEVKKIFNEKFGKEIAQINMPSVTSIENIKLISQLGGTHGEPGHSLTGTIPIAGDKDIEEIPAYVYVSEISHNFREKGYFYGGGHYRRSNIRKALVGTDCNACYETKVNKMEPENIDYYMEMKKEGNIGDTVLSCFRAQMFVTRSTVVLVEGIQKGKPEIVGKYTSLGEQIKD encoded by the coding sequence TTGTTTTTGGATACATTAAAAAGAAGAAATGAAAAGCTTATAAATACAGCATTTCAGTTTCATCAAAAGGGATATGTTATGCCTGACAGTTATATAATCGATGTAGATACATTTTCGGATAATGCAAAAAAGATACTTAAAGAAGCTGAGAAGCATAATATAAAACTGTATTATATGACAAAGCAGATAGGGAGAAATCCCTATTTAGCAAAAAAACTTGAAGAAATAGGCTACTCGGGAGCAGTAGTAGTTGATTTTAAAGAAGCCGAACTGTTTATAAATCATAATTTGAAAATAGGAAATGTCGGACATTTGGTACAAATACCGAAAAATATGATTGAAAAAGTTGTTAAAAGTAGTCCCGAGATTATAACGGTGTATTCTTATGACAAAGCGAAAGAAATATCCGAAGTAGCTTTAAAGTCGGGAAAGATTCAAGATATTATGCTGAAAGTTACTGACAGCAATTCTAAAATATATCCCGGGCAGGAAGCAGGATTTGAAAGTAAGGATATAGAAAAAAAAATTGAGAAAATAATGAATTTAAAAGGTGCAAATATAAACGGATTGACTTCTTTTCCGTGTTTTTTATACGATAAAGAAACTTTAAGTATAAAACCTACTGAAAATGCAAAAACAATAATGGAAGTAAAGAAAATTTTTAATGAAAAATTCGGTAAAGAAATTGCTCAAATTAATATGCCTTCGGTAACTTCTATAGAAAACATTAAATTAATATCCCAATTAGGAGGTACTCACGGAGAGCCGGGACATTCATTGACGGGAACGATACCAATAGCAGGAGATAAAGACATAGAAGAAATACCGGCATATGTATACGTTTCCGAAATTTCTCATAATTTTAGAGAAAAAGGGTATTTTTACGGTGGCGGGCATTATCGTCGTTCAAATATAAGAAAGGCTTTGGTAGGAACTGATTGTAACGCATGTTATGAAACCAAAGTAAATAAAATGGAACCTGAAAATATTGATTACTATATGGAAATGAAAAAAGAAGGAAATATAGGCGATACTGTTTTGAGTTGTTTCAGAGCTCAAATGTTTGTAACAAGATCGACGGTTGTTTTAGTTGAAGGAATTCAGAAAGGAAAGCCTGAAATAGTAGGGAAATACACGTCATTGGGAGAACAGATAAAAGATTAA
- a CDS encoding NAD(P)H-dependent oxidoreductase yields MKTLVILAHPDIENSRINKKWKEELEKYPDEIKVHELYKEYPDWNIDVEKEHKLIEEYDNIILQFPVYWCSCPPLLKKWFDDVWTFNWAYGPEGDKLKNRKIGLAISAGSLEESYTLPVNEILSPFKASTIHVGAEFLPYFSLFGTVHDMSDEKVAQSAEKYVKYIKNI; encoded by the coding sequence ATGAAAACATTAGTTATTTTAGCTCATCCGGATATTGAAAATTCAAGAATTAACAAAAAATGGAAAGAAGAATTGGAAAAATATCCTGATGAAATCAAAGTCCACGAACTTTACAAAGAATATCCTGATTGGAATATTGATGTTGAAAAAGAACATAAATTAATAGAAGAGTATGACAATATTATTTTACAGTTTCCTGTGTACTGGTGCAGTTGTCCACCGTTACTGAAAAAATGGTTTGATGATGTTTGGACTTTTAACTGGGCTTACGGACCTGAAGGAGATAAACTGAAAAATAGGAAAATCGGACTTGCAATTTCTGCAGGCAGCTTGGAAGAGTCTTATACTTTGCCTGTAAATGAGATTTTATCACCTTTCAAAGCAAGTACAATACATGTCGGAGCTGAATTTTTACCTTATTTTTCTTTATTCGGAACAGTTCATGATATGAGTGATGAAAAAGTTGCTCAAAGTGCTGAAAAATATGTTAAGTATATTAAAAACATTTAG
- a CDS encoding NAD(P)-dependent oxidoreductase: protein MKIAIIGANGKVGKQIVKEALNKKHDVTVIVRNENQSEANKIIQKDLFDLKMSDLSNFDAVINAAAFWTPETLSDYTKSLKYLSDILSGKNIYLLIVGGTGSLFVDKEHKVQLYQTSDYPEKYRPLAAAKSESFNELLKRNDILWTYVCPPKNFDEKGKRTGKYLLRGDEFTLNDKGESYISYADFAVALIDEAEKREHNRQKISILGI, encoded by the coding sequence ATGAAAATAGCAATTATAGGAGCAAACGGAAAAGTAGGAAAACAAATCGTAAAAGAGGCTCTTAACAAAAAGCACGATGTAACAGTGATAGTTCGGAATGAAAATCAAAGCGAGGCAAACAAAATAATTCAAAAAGATTTATTCGACCTGAAAATGTCCGATTTATCAAATTTTGATGCTGTAATCAATGCTGCCGCATTTTGGACACCTGAAACATTATCCGATTATACAAAGTCATTGAAATATTTAAGCGACATATTATCAGGAAAGAACATCTACTTACTGATTGTTGGAGGAACAGGAAGTTTATTTGTTGATAAAGAACATAAAGTTCAGTTATATCAAACTTCTGATTATCCTGAAAAATATAGACCTCTAGCAGCTGCTAAATCAGAAAGTTTTAACGAACTTCTTAAAAGAAATGATATTTTATGGACTTATGTCTGTCCTCCCAAAAATTTTGACGAAAAAGGGAAAAGAACAGGAAAATATTTATTGAGGGGAGACGAATTTACTTTAAATGATAAAGGAGAAAGTTATATAAGTTATGCGGATTTTGCAGTCGCTCTGATTGATGAAGCTGAAAAAAGAGAGCATAACAGACAAAAGATTTCTATTTTAGGAATCTAA
- a CDS encoding ABC transporter ATP-binding protein produces MIEFLNVEKTYPNGNKGIKNMNLNIEEGKITVFIGPSGSGKTTALKMINRLEDATSGEIRISGKNIMEYNIHELRWDMGYVLQQVALFPHMNVEQNISIVPELKGWKKDQTDKRIDELLNTVGLEAEKYRKRMPAELSGGEAQRIGIARALAANPRIILMDEPFSALDPVTRTGLQADIKKLQEKINKTVVFVTHDIEEALLLGNKICIIKDGELIQCGTKKDLTEHPVNNFVREFLASGRNHTICDDIVKDILKNGFYKKIDDFEKENNEITMKINDSSDKLFKILEKNEYVIIINEKLMVKRKNVFSCLSQESDKNE; encoded by the coding sequence ATGATAGAGTTTTTGAATGTCGAAAAGACATATCCTAACGGAAATAAAGGTATTAAAAATATGAATCTGAATATAGAAGAAGGCAAAATTACAGTATTTATAGGACCGAGCGGAAGCGGAAAAACAACGGCTCTCAAAATGATAAACAGACTGGAAGATGCTACTTCGGGGGAAATAAGAATATCGGGGAAAAATATTATGGAATATAATATTCATGAGTTGCGTTGGGATATGGGATATGTTCTTCAACAGGTTGCATTGTTTCCTCATATGAATGTAGAGCAAAATATCTCTATTGTTCCCGAATTAAAAGGTTGGAAAAAAGATCAGACTGATAAAAGAATTGACGAGTTATTAAATACAGTCGGACTGGAAGCTGAAAAGTACAGGAAAAGAATGCCGGCGGAACTGTCCGGGGGAGAAGCACAAAGGATAGGAATAGCAAGAGCATTGGCGGCAAATCCCCGTATTATTCTAATGGACGAGCCTTTCAGTGCTTTGGATCCCGTAACGAGAACAGGTCTTCAGGCGGATATAAAAAAATTACAGGAAAAAATAAACAAAACGGTAGTGTTTGTAACCCATGACATAGAAGAAGCTCTGTTGTTGGGGAATAAAATCTGTATTATTAAAGACGGAGAATTAATCCAATGCGGTACAAAAAAAGATTTAACCGAACATCCTGTAAACAATTTCGTCAGAGAATTTCTTGCTTCGGGAAGAAATCATACAATATGTGACGATATAGTAAAAGATATACTTAAAAACGGATTTTATAAGAAGATTGATGATTTTGAAAAAGAAAATAACGAAATAACAATGAAAATAAATGATTCTTCAGATAAACTTTTCAAAATACTTGAAAAAAATGAGTATGTAATAATTATTAATGAAAAATTAATGGTAAAAAGAAAAAATGTGTTTTCGTGTTTGAGTCAGGAGAGTGATAAAAATGAATAA
- a CDS encoding cob(I)yrinic acid a,c-diamide adenosyltransferase has translation MKIYTKYGDKGFTRLYGGDRVSKTHVRVEAYGTLDELSALLGSTIAKLENYKEMSDIREECENIQQQLFDCGSDLATPRELRPYKQTEEDVKWLEERMDQYIPLLPKLQCFVIPGGSKIAAEFHILRTVARRLERRIIAVIEADEAVNEAGLRYINRLSDYFFVISCLINLRLGKPETIYKRSAKVFRDTK, from the coding sequence ATGAAAATATATACAAAATACGGAGATAAAGGATTTACAAGATTATATGGCGGTGATCGTGTGAGTAAAACTCATGTTCGTGTGGAAGCATATGGAACATTGGACGAATTATCGGCTTTGTTGGGATCGACTATTGCAAAACTCGAAAATTATAAAGAAATGTCGGATATAAGGGAAGAGTGCGAAAATATTCAACAGCAATTGTTTGATTGCGGAAGTGATTTGGCTACACCGAGAGAATTAAGACCTTACAAGCAGACAGAAGAAGACGTAAAATGGCTTGAAGAGAGAATGGATCAGTATATTCCCCTATTACCTAAATTACAGTGCTTTGTTATACCCGGAGGAAGTAAAATAGCGGCAGAATTTCACATATTAAGAACTGTAGCGAGAAGACTTGAGCGACGTATAATAGCAGTAATCGAGGCTGATGAAGCCGTGAATGAAGCAGGACTCAGATATATAAACAGACTTTCGGATTATTTCTTTGTAATTTCATGCCTTATAAATCTTCGTTTAGGAAAACCCGAAACGATTTATAAAAGAAGTGCGAAAGTTTTCAGAGATACTAAATAA
- a CDS encoding PAS domain-containing protein: MGKDMKDHLDIDLAMIEKMTEIKRDYIEGKTDYETTKALIKQNFTRITPAEFAYSEQKIKDLGFDDNTVHDKMNDVLGLFDDIIVRETADLPEGHPINTYLMENFVVKGLIAEMKEEAEKKFIKNRWLELYDELYKFNIHLSRKQHQLFSMLERKGFDRPSRIMWSFDNAVRDSISKARKLLNEDKIDEFMEHQKLVWELTLDIMNKEEEVLYPTSLKMITEEEFRGMRPGDDEIGYCLIDKPEGFYPEIKEEPRIPENTEIPSGNQSQAGFMNDLASLLSKYNMGNEAKKENEVFDVKQGKLTLEQINLIYKHMPVDLSFVDENEIVKFYTDTKHRVFPRSAGVIGRDVKNCHPRESVSTVMQIIDAFRKGEQEEAEFWLETNGKFIYITYTAVRDENGKFKGVLEMMQDVTRIRSLTGERRLLMWENSAKNSEGKEEESKSEYGLNENSVIGDIIDKYPYIKEFMPTLAPEYTKLLDPVQYMIMSKVATLDMIAERGGFTVPELIGKIEERIKREENKTEDISGESAYGLTSDSIIGNIIDKYPYIKEFMPTLSPVYNRLLNPVQYMIMSKVATLDMIAARGGFEVADLIKKIEDKIKEEENK, encoded by the coding sequence ATGGGAAAAGATATGAAAGATCACTTGGATATAGATCTTGCAATGATTGAGAAAATGACTGAGATAAAAAGAGATTACATTGAGGGAAAAACAGATTACGAAACAACAAAAGCACTTATAAAACAGAATTTTACAAGGATAACTCCTGCGGAATTTGCTTATTCCGAGCAGAAAATAAAAGACTTGGGATTTGACGATAATACTGTTCACGATAAAATGAACGATGTTTTAGGGCTTTTTGATGATATAATTGTAAGAGAAACGGCTGATTTACCTGAAGGACATCCTATAAATACCTATCTTATGGAAAATTTTGTCGTAAAAGGTCTTATCGCCGAAATGAAAGAAGAAGCTGAAAAGAAATTTATAAAAAACAGATGGCTTGAATTATACGATGAACTTTATAAATTCAATATTCATCTTTCGAGAAAGCAGCATCAGCTATTTTCCATGCTTGAAAGAAAAGGATTTGACAGACCTTCGAGAATAATGTGGAGCTTTGATAATGCAGTCAGAGACAGCATCAGCAAAGCGAGAAAACTCTTAAATGAAGATAAAATAGACGAGTTTATGGAACATCAGAAACTGGTATGGGAACTGACTCTCGATATAATGAACAAAGAAGAAGAAGTTCTTTATCCGACGTCTCTTAAAATGATTACCGAAGAGGAATTTAGAGGAATGAGACCGGGAGACGATGAGATAGGTTATTGTCTGATAGATAAGCCTGAAGGATTCTATCCCGAAATAAAAGAAGAGCCCCGAATTCCTGAAAATACAGAGATTCCTTCGGGGAATCAAAGTCAGGCAGGATTTATGAATGACTTGGCAAGTCTGCTTTCAAAATATAATATGGGAAATGAAGCAAAAAAAGAAAATGAAGTTTTTGACGTAAAGCAGGGAAAACTCACATTGGAGCAGATAAATCTGATTTACAAACATATGCCTGTAGATTTGTCTTTTGTTGATGAAAATGAAATTGTAAAATTTTATACAGATACGAAACACAGGGTATTTCCGAGAAGTGCCGGAGTTATAGGAAGAGATGTGAAAAACTGCCATCCGAGAGAAAGTGTTTCAACAGTTATGCAGATAATAGACGCTTTCAGAAAAGGAGAGCAGGAAGAAGCTGAGTTTTGGCTTGAAACAAACGGGAAATTCATATATATCACTTATACAGCGGTAAGGGATGAAAACGGTAAATTTAAAGGAGTTCTCGAGATGATGCAGGATGTTACAAGAATAAGAAGCCTGACAGGAGAAAGAAGACTTCTTATGTGGGAAAATTCTGCTAAAAACAGTGAAGGAAAAGAAGAAGAAAGCAAAAGTGAATATGGTCTTAATGAAAATTCGGTAATCGGAGATATAATAGATAAATACCCGTATATAAAAGAATTTATGCCTACACTTGCTCCTGAATATACTAAACTTCTTGATCCTGTTCAGTATATGATTATGTCTAAAGTAGCGACTCTTGATATGATTGCTGAAAGAGGAGGATTTACAGTACCTGAATTAATCGGCAAAATAGAAGAAAGAATAAAAAGAGAAGAAAATAAAACCGAAGATATTTCAGGTGAAAGTGCTTACGGGCTTACAAGTGATTCGATAATAGGAAATATTATAGACAAGTATCCGTATATAAAGGAATTTATGCCGACATTATCACCTGTGTACAACAGACTTCTTAATCCTGTTCAGTATATGATCATGTCCAAAGTGGCTACACTTGATATGATTGCTGCAAGAGGGGGATTTGAAGTTGCCGATTTGATTAAGAAAATAGAGGATAAAATAAAAGAAGAAGAAAATAAATAA
- a CDS encoding serine hydrolase: MRKILLIILFMLSFNVFSENIENLNKIDEVTKKYMENETIPGSVVLVSKNGKIVYLKAFGYAQLFDRDKKMEKPLLMNENTIFDLASLTKVMGTTQAIMKLCSEKKINVEDKVSKYVKGFEKNGKENIKIKDLLTHTSGLTPWQPIYYHSKNPKETLEYIKNMKLEYKTGTERKYSDFSFIILGFIVEKVTGQKLDDYLEKNIYLPLGMKNTKFNPKKKGITKNIAATSNGNPFEERMIKDDNFGYKVNERFEEFKNWRMYTLVGEVNDGNSFYANKGVAGHAGLFSNVKDLYILGEVLLNGGIYKGKRIYSKEVIDMFTSVQSSFGHGYGWEINRGGGESGYMGRFSDEYFVGHTGFTGTHIVYDMKNKMQIIILTNKQNYGVDKDTKYKSTWSYAREIMNIVGETFKEN, from the coding sequence ATGAGAAAAATATTATTAATCATTTTGTTTATGTTGAGTTTTAATGTTTTTTCTGAAAACATTGAAAATTTAAATAAAATAGATGAAGTTACAAAAAAATATATGGAAAATGAAACTATACCGGGATCGGTAGTATTAGTTTCCAAAAATGGAAAAATCGTTTATTTGAAAGCTTTTGGTTATGCACAATTATTTGATAGAGATAAGAAAATGGAAAAACCTTTATTAATGAATGAAAATACAATCTTTGATTTAGCTTCACTAACAAAAGTAATGGGAACAACACAGGCCATTATGAAATTATGTTCTGAAAAGAAAATAAATGTAGAAGATAAGGTAAGCAAGTATGTTAAAGGTTTTGAAAAAAACGGAAAAGAAAATATAAAAATAAAAGATTTGTTAACTCATACATCAGGATTGACACCTTGGCAGCCTATTTACTATCATTCGAAAAATCCTAAAGAAACATTGGAATATATAAAAAATATGAAACTTGAATATAAAACAGGAACTGAAAGAAAATACAGTGATTTTTCGTTTATAATACTGGGGTTTATAGTTGAAAAAGTAACAGGACAAAAGTTAGATGATTACCTTGAAAAAAATATTTATTTGCCTTTAGGAATGAAAAATACAAAATTTAATCCTAAGAAAAAAGGAATAACAAAAAATATAGCTGCAACATCAAACGGAAATCCTTTTGAAGAAAGAATGATAAAAGATGATAATTTCGGTTATAAAGTAAATGAAAGATTTGAAGAATTCAAAAATTGGAGAATGTATACTTTAGTAGGCGAAGTAAATGATGGAAATTCCTTTTATGCCAATAAAGGGGTTGCAGGACACGCAGGTTTATTTTCTAATGTGAAAGATTTATATATTTTGGGAGAAGTATTGCTAAATGGTGGTATTTATAAAGGTAAAAGAATTTATTCGAAGGAAGTTATAGATATGTTTACAAGTGTTCAAAGTTCTTTTGGACATGGATATGGTTGGGAAATAAACAGAGGAGGAGGAGAAAGCGGTTATATGGGAAGGTTTTCCGATGAATATTTTGTAGGACATACGGGCTTTACAGGAACTCATATTGTTTATGATATGAAAAATAAAATGCAGATAATAATACTGACAAATAAACAAAATTATGGTGTAGATAAGGACACAAAATATAAATCTACATGGTCTTATGCAAGAGAAATAATGAATATAGTAGGCGAAACCTTTAAAGAAAATTAG
- a CDS encoding NAD(P)-dependent oxidoreductase, with translation MKIAVIGANGQAGKLIVKEGRERGFDVTAIARGENKSGSENFIQKNLYDLTKEDIKDFDAVISAIAIWSDEITDEHKKATEFLADLLSGAKTRLLIVGGAGSLYTDNTLTTTIAETPDFPKEYIPVATSMKIALDALRKRNDVNWTYISPAGEFDAEGAKTGDYILAGEVFAVNDKGESYISYADYAVAMIDEIEKGNHNKQRISVLGK, from the coding sequence ATGAAAATAGCAGTTATAGGGGCAAACGGACAAGCAGGAAAATTAATTGTAAAAGAAGGAAGAGAAAGAGGATTTGATGTTACGGCAATAGCGAGAGGGGAAAATAAATCAGGGTCTGAAAATTTTATTCAGAAAAATTTGTATGATTTGACTAAAGAAGATATAAAAGATTTTGATGCTGTTATTTCAGCGATCGCAATATGGTCTGACGAAATTACCGATGAACACAAAAAAGCGACTGAATTTTTAGCTGATTTGCTTTCAGGAGCAAAAACACGTTTATTAATCGTAGGAGGAGCGGGAAGTTTATACACTGACAACACTTTAACTACTACAATAGCTGAAACTCCTGATTTCCCGAAAGAATACATTCCTGTGGCAACAAGTATGAAAATCGCATTGGATGCACTCAGAAAAAGAAATGACGTAAACTGGACTTATATCAGTCCTGCAGGAGAATTTGATGCCGAAGGTGCAAAAACAGGAGATTATATTTTGGCAGGAGAAGTATTTGCTGTAAATGACAAAGGTGAAAGCTATATAAGTTATGCAGATTATGCCGTTGCTATGATTGATGAAATAGAAAAAGGAAATCATAATAAACAGAGAATTTCCGTTTTAGGAAAATAA